A genomic stretch from Theobroma cacao cultivar B97-61/B2 chromosome 4, Criollo_cocoa_genome_V2, whole genome shotgun sequence includes:
- the LOC18602142 gene encoding cinnamoyl-CoA reductase 2, whose product MKEVAVPKPFLVPVLGKEQKCVGNIFSSSLSAREKKLICVTSGNSYLGSCIVKELLARSYLVRVTIQHEAEFEDVKDLMGVEELNLLESVVVAKIEDSESLCDAFRGCHAVFHTSSFIDPHGISGYSEQMAFLETEGARNVMKACAKAAYIKRCIFTSSLLASIWRNDNIDRTIDESCWSSEEFCRENKLWLALGNTKAEKVAWMKAGELKVKLVTLCPGLLMAPTFPTAHKETSIPYLKGGQIMLQQGYLAISDVKKVAEAHVHVYEAMDYGASGRYFCFERVVRRLNEAIELENGLKMQGLLSGERHGLLSEDEGEEIPSKISNSKLATLLFQASQRLSCKS is encoded by the exons atgAAAGAAGTGGCGGTTCCAAAACCATTCTTGGTGCCTGTTTTAGGAAAGGAGCAAAAGTGTGTCGGGAATATTTTTAGTTCTAGTTTGAGTGCAAGAGagaagaaactgatatgtgtGACTAGTGGGAACTCTTACTTAGGTTCTTGCATTGTGAAGGAGCTATTGGCTCGTAGTTACCTTGTTCGAGTCACCATTCAACATGAAG CGGAATTTGAAGATGTGAAAGATCTGATGGGGGTGGAAGAGTTAAATCTATTGGAAAGTGTGGTGGTAGCAAAGATAGAAGATTCAGAAAGTCTCTGTGATGCTTTTAGAGGCTGCCATGCTGTTTTTCATACGTCCTCCTTCATTGATCCACATGGGATCTCTGGTTATTCG GAACAAATGGCATTTCTTGAGACTGAAGGGGCAAGGAATGTCATGAAAGCTTGTGCTAAGGCAGCCTATATAAAGAGGTGTATCTTCACATCTTCTCTTCTAGCATCTATTTGGAGAAACGACAATATAGATAGGACCATTGATGAGAGCTGTTGGAGCAGTGAGGAATTTTGCAGAGAAAATAAG CTCTGGCTTGCTTTGGGTAACACCAAGGCTGAGAAAGTTGCTTGGATGAAGGCAGGAGAACTAAAAGTAAAACTTGTTACTTTATGCCCTGGTCTTCTCATGGCTCCCACATTTCCAACTGCTCACAAAGAAACTTCTATACCATACCTTAAAG GAGGCCAGATCATGCTACAACAAGGCTACTTAGCAATTTCAGATGTGAAGAAAGTGGCTGAAGCACATGTCCATGTTTATGAAGCCATGGATTATGGGGCTTCTGGACgatatttttgctttgaaagAGTAGTAAGAAGATTAAATGAGGCCATAGAGCTGGAAAATGGGCTGAAGATGCAGGGTTTGTTGTCAGGAGAAAGACATGGACTCTTATCGGAAGATGAAGGTGAAGAAATTCCAAGCAAAATTAGCAATTCAAAGCTCGCCACCCTCTTATTTCAGGCCTCTCAACGGTTGTCTTGTAAAAGTTGA